In Sphingomonas phyllosphaerae, one DNA window encodes the following:
- a CDS encoding LacI family DNA-binding transcriptional regulator codes for MPHSTRRRRGVTIIDVAKHAGVSPMSVSRVINGDAGVREGTRAIINEAIKALNYTPNLMARSLVTSREIRIGVIYSNPSAAFMSDFLAGVFEEASSRAAQLILLKGESGGAPSPEAIDRLLGAGIGGVILAPPLGESAGVRAVLHEARVPVALVGARADDAISVGIDDRQAAYDMTRHLIGLGHRRLGFVVGNTDQQASTARLDGFHAAIDAAGGVEAQVVPGDFSYASGLLAGERLLDGPAPPTAIFASNDDMAAAIVSVAHRRHLDVPGDLTVTGFDDTTAAVTLWPPLTTIRQPVQQLAAEALQLLIREMRAGAPLPGSERSRVLAHRLIERESTAPPMRRP; via the coding sequence TTGCCCCATTCCACCCGGCGACGTCGCGGCGTCACGATCATCGACGTGGCCAAACATGCCGGCGTTTCGCCGATGTCGGTGTCGCGCGTCATCAACGGCGATGCCGGGGTGCGCGAGGGAACGCGCGCGATCATCAACGAGGCGATCAAGGCGTTGAACTACACGCCCAACCTCATGGCGCGCAGCCTCGTCACCTCGCGCGAGATCCGCATCGGCGTGATCTATTCCAACCCCAGCGCCGCGTTCATGAGCGACTTTCTCGCCGGTGTGTTCGAAGAGGCGTCGAGCCGCGCGGCGCAATTGATCCTGCTCAAGGGCGAGAGCGGCGGCGCGCCCTCGCCCGAGGCGATCGACCGCTTGCTCGGCGCCGGGATCGGCGGGGTGATCCTCGCGCCGCCGCTGGGCGAGAGCGCAGGGGTTCGCGCGGTGCTGCACGAGGCGCGCGTGCCGGTCGCGCTGGTCGGCGCGCGCGCGGACGACGCGATCTCGGTCGGGATCGACGATCGACAGGCGGCCTATGACATGACCCGCCACCTGATCGGTCTGGGGCATCGCCGATTGGGGTTCGTCGTCGGCAATACCGACCAACAGGCCAGCACCGCCCGGCTCGACGGCTTCCATGCGGCGATCGACGCGGCCGGCGGTGTCGAGGCGCAGGTCGTGCCGGGCGACTTCAGCTATGCCTCCGGCCTGCTGGCCGGAGAGCGATTGCTCGACGGCCCGGCCCCGCCGACCGCGATCTTCGCGAGCAACGACGATATGGCGGCGGCGATCGTCTCGGTCGCGCATCGCCGACACCTCGACGTGCCGGGTGACCTGACGGTCACCGGCTTCGACGACACGACCGCGGCAGTCACTTTATGGCCGCCGCTGACCACGATCCGCCAGCCCGTCCAGCAACTCGCCGCCGAGGCGTTGCAATTGCTGATCCGCGAGATGCGGGCCGGCGCGCCGCTTCCCGGCAGCGAGCGGTCGCGGGTGCTGGCGCACCGGCTGATCGAGCGCGAGTCCACCGCGCCGCCGATGCGCCGCCCGTAA